In Musa acuminata AAA Group cultivar baxijiao chromosome BXJ3-11, Cavendish_Baxijiao_AAA, whole genome shotgun sequence, one DNA window encodes the following:
- the LOC103972394 gene encoding shaggy-related protein kinase alpha, with product MASISLPPSSGLKDTTGSSVSVDTLPHAMNVMKIKDDKEVEATVVDGNGTETGHIIVTTIGGRNGQPKQTISYMAERVVGHGSFGVVFQAKCLETVETVAIKKVLQDKRYKNRELQTMRLLDHPNVVCLKHCFFSTTEKEELYLNLVLEYVPETLHRVIKHYNKMNQRMPLIYVKLYMYQICRALAYIHRSIGVCHRDIKPQNLLVNPHTHQLKLCDFGSAKVLVKGETNISYICSRYYRAPELIFGATEYTTAIDIWSAGCVLAELLLGQPLFPGESGVDQLVEIIKILGTPTREEIKCMNPNYTEFKFPHIKTHPWHKIFHKRTPREAVDLVSRLLQYSPNLRSTALEALIHPFFDELRDPSARLPNGRYLPPLFNFKPNELKGVPTEIVSKLIPEHARKQCAFLGL from the exons ATGGCTTCAATTAGCTTGCCACCCTCATCAGGGCTGAAAGATACCACTGGTAGTAGTGTTTCTGTGGACACTTTGCCACATGCAATGAATGTTATGAAAATAAAAGATGATAAG GAAGTGGAAGCTACTGTAGTTGATGGCAACGGGACAGAGACAGGCCATATAATTGTGACAACTATAGGTGGCAGAAATGGCCAGCCAAAACAG ACTATAAGCTACATGGCTGAGCGTGTTGTCGGGCATGGATCATTTGGAGTCGTATTCCAG GCAAAATGTCTAGAGACGGTTGAGACAGTAGCTATAAAGAAGGTTCTTCAAGACAAGAGGTACAAGAACCGTGAGTTGCAAACCATGCGTCTTCTTGATCATCCAAATGTTGTTTGCTTAAAACATTGCTTCTTTTCAACAACTGAAAAAGAAGAGCTCTATCTTAACTTGGTTCTTGAGTACGTACCTGAGACTCTTCATCGAGTAATCAAGCACTATAACAAGATGAATCAgcgtatgccattgatatacgtgAAACTTTATATGTATCAG ATTTGTAGAGCATTGGCTTATATTCATCGAAGCATTGGAGTGTgccacagagacatcaaaccacaaAATCTTTTG GTCAACCCACATACACATCAGTTGAAACTATGTGACTTTGGGAGTGCCAAAGTTTTG GTGAAAGGGGAAACAAATATATCATACATATGTTCCAGATATTATCGAGCTCCTGAGCTTATATTTGGTGCCACTGAGTATACAACAGCAATTGACATCTGGTCAGCTGGTTGTGTTCTTGCTGAACTTCTTCTAGGACAG CCTTTGTTTCCTGGTGAGAGTGGAGTCGACCAACTCGTTGAAATTATCAAG ATTTTGGGTACCCCAACAAGAGAAGAAATCAAATGCATGAATCCAAATTACACTGAGTTTAAGTTTCCACACATCAAAACTCACCCATGGCACAAG ATTTTTCATAAAAGAACACCACGTGAAGCAGTAGATCTTGTCTCTAGGCTTCTTCAATATTCTCCAAACTTAAGGAGCACGGCT TTGGAAGCACTGATCCATCCATTCTTTGATGAGCTTCGAGATCCAAGTGCTCGATTACCAAATGGTCGTTATCTACCTCCACTCTTCAACTTCAAGCCTAATG AGTTAAAGGGTGTTCCGACGGAGATTGTATCAAAATTGATTCCGGAGCACGCAAGAAAGCAATGCGCCTTCTTAGGGCTGTGA